The window CACTCCGGGCAGGCCCTGACCCTGTTCACCATCGCCATCGCCGCCGCCGAGATCGGCATCGGCCTGGCGATCGTCCTCGCCGTCCATCGCAACCGCGGCACCTCGGACATCGACCGGCTCCGTGACTCCGCCGAGGGCCCCGACGACTCCGACGACGGCTCCCACGGCGCCGCCGCGACCGCAGAGGCCGTTGAGAAGGCTGAGGCCACCGCGTGACCACGACCACCCTCGCCGTCCTCGTTCCGCTCCTTCCGTTCCT of the Streptomyces sp. NBC_01788 genome contains:
- the nuoK gene encoding NADH-quinone oxidoreductase subunit NuoK, with the protein product MHLAYPAVLSALLFCTGLYGVLARRNAILVLMSVELMLNAVNLNLVAFDVWLSRAAIETLHSGQALTLFTIAIAAAEIGIGLAIVLAVHRNRGTSDIDRLRDSAEGPDDSDDGSHGAAATAEAVEKAEATA